TGTCCAGTTCCGCTAGACGTTGTCCCGCAATTTGAAACTTTTTATGCTCGAGTAACTTATCAACGAGTTCTCTCGGAAGTGGTGGGTCGTAATCTTCTTCTTCAAAACCAGGATCGGGAAGCAGAGCTTTCGATTTTAAGTAAACCAAATGAGAAGCCATAACAGCAAACTCTGATGTTAACTCAATTGATAAAGATTGACTCGTTCTCAAAAATTGAATGAAATCGGATGTGATACGCGAAAGGGAGACTTCAAAAATATCAACCTTATAACTATCAATCAGAGACCATAAAACCGTTAACGGTCCTTCAGTCAATCCTCCGTCCTGGTTTTGCCACCGGACGATAAACTCCGGGGTTTGGGACACGAATTATAAACCTAAAGCTTTAGCGGCTGCTTGCTGCAATCTTTCCGGTGGAAAAGGTTTTACGACAAAATCTTTCACACCCATTTTGATTGCTTTTGCTAAAAGGTCTTCTTGCCCAAGGGCAGTTACCATAATGATTTTAGCAGCAGCATCAAACTTAATGATTTCCTTTGTTGCTTCAATTCCATCTTTTTCACGCATTGTGATATCCATAGTGACTAAGTCCGGTTTGAGGTTTTTGTATTGTTCCACCGCAATATTACCATTCTCTGCTTCACCAACGATTTCGTGACCTGCTCCAACTAACGCATCTTTTACGAGCGTTCTCATGAATTTTGCATCATCTACAACCAAAATTCTTGCCATGTTAATTCCCTCTCGACTTTAATAATTCAATCATTTTTGGTACTAATTCTTCAACAGGGAGAACAAAATCGATCCCCCCAAGTTCCACTGCCACTCGATTCATTCCATACACAACCGAAGTTGCTTCATTTTGCGCCAAAGTAATACCACCTTTGGCGTGTATGTTGAAAATTGCATGAGATCCATCTTTACCCATACCAGTCATGATCATGGATAATAAATGGTCCGCACCATAGGTCTCCACCAAACTATCAAATAATACTTCAATAGATGGTCTATGTCCATTTACTTGTTCTGAATGAGTTAATTCAATGAAACGATCTTTTCCTTTTGAAACTACCTTCATTTGGTAGTCGCCAGGGGCAATGTAAGCATTTCCAGCTAACACCAAATCACCCTGTTCTGCTTCTTTCACATGTATTTTTGACAAGGAATTCAACCTGTCTGCGAACGCCTTTGTAAATCCTGCTGGCATGTGTTGCACAACAAAAATTGGCTTCGGAAAATCAGCTGGTATCCCTGCAAAAACGGTTTGTAACGCTTTTGGTCCTCCAGTAGAGGTACCAATACCGATAGCCTCTACTTGGAACGGTTTTTGAAAACTTTTATTTATTTGGCGCTCAGTCCTTTCTGGACGAATGATGGGTTCTGGACTGATATGTTTCGAATCAGAGAATCCTTTGATTTTTAACGATAATACGGCAGCAATGTCTTCTGGAGAAAATTGATTCCCACTAGAAGGTTTGGGAATGAAGTCTACGGCGCCTAACTCTAATGCTTTAAAAGTCGCATCTGCTCCATGTTGAGTCAACACAGACAACATGATCACATGGCTTGGTAATTTTCTTTTTTTGATTTCTGCAAGTGCCGTTAACCCATCCATAATCGGCATTTCGATATCTAAAACGATAAAGTCAGGTTTGAGTTTTTCCGCAAGATCAATGCAGTCCATTCCTGTTTTGCCTGTGGCAATAACAGAAATTTCCTCTTTTTTGGTGAGGGCATCACTCAAAATATTTCTCACTAACAGTGAGTCATCTATGATCACAACGGTTGGCTTTTTGTTCATGATTTATGAATTAACTCAACTAACTCGTCAAAATCAGGAAGAAATACTAGAACGCCTATAAGGTTACTACCTTGGTGGTTAAACTCAGTGTGCATGGACAAAAACTTTGTTCGTTCTGGTTTGACAATATCCACTACTTCCATAAAACTTCCCGTTATCATTTCAGGAACGGAAGGTAAAATTTCCTTTTTTAGTTTATTAGAAAGTGAATTCATCACACTCGAACAAACAATATTAGAAATTTCAGATAAAACTGACATCATATCTTCCGATAATTTGTGGTTACTACCATCCGCATACTTTGCATCTTCAGAACCAAGAAGTTCTTTTGCAATCTCGGATCCGTTTTCTTCAGAAAACATCATCAGTAAATTTCCATTCAAATCTCCAGTCATTCGGATTTTCATTCCAAAAAACTGGTCCATCGAATATCGGAACTCTTTTGCTAATCCATCTCTGTCGGTGAGTTTGATTTCTGGTATAAATAACTCGACTTCTTTACCAACTAACTGTGACAAAACAACACCAGCATTCATCATACCAGTGTTCACAATGTTTTCTAACTTTTTAATGTCTTTGGACGACATGATCTCATTGATGGCATCCGAATTTAAAGCAGAAACTTGGTTTAAACGTTCTTCTTTTTGTTCTACAAAACCTTTTATGATTTCTGCGGCTTGTTCTCTTTCTGTAAGTTTTACGTTATCAATTTTTGCTACATCGGCAAGCCTATGGATCTCATCTGTTTTGTGATCGAGGACAAGAGTGGAAGTTGTTGTTGCACTTGGAGAAGAAGGTTCATCAGAGTGTCCATTGACAGTTGTTTCTTTTTTAGAAAGATCCGTTGTGATCTTTTGGTTTGTCACCGGTTCTTCTGTAAAAACTTCTTCTTTTGGAACAATGATATGTTTTTCGATTTTATGTTTTTCTTTTTTAATTCGTGATTTGTCTTTTGCACGAAGTTCAATGAGTTTTGCATTGTAACGATTGGTTGGATGGTTGGATTTAAAAATATACTCTGAATCAGACATCTCTAGTGAACGAATGGTGGACGAACGTTTCATCATCTCACCCGCCACTAATTTGTCTGTCCAATCCACTTTGTCGGCTGCAATTTCAACAAGGCCAGGAATGTCCAAAACCAAGATGATGGTTCCATCACCCATAATTGTGGCACCAGTTAATCCTTGTACATCTTGGAAATTTTTACCAAGGGACTTGATGACGGTTTCATGTTTTCCAATGAGGTCATCTACCATAAAGCCAAGTTTCCTTGTTTTATAATTTACGATGACTACAGGGACCTCAACCATCTCTTGTTTGTCGGCAAGACCTAATATACGATTCAATCTATAAATCGGTAACACTTCACCTCGAAGGTTGATGATTTCATGGCCTTCCAAGGTAGTGATTTGGTCAAGATTGACTTTAATTGTTTCTGAAACTTCTGAAAGTGGGAAGGCATACACTTCTTCTTCCATAATGACAAGGATAGAAGGAATGATGGCAAGTGCCTGTGGAAATGACAACGTGAAAGAAGAACCTTTTCCTTCCTCGGAATGGATGATGATTTTTCCTTTAAACTCTTCAATGAGTTTATTGACCACATTCATCCCAACGCCGCGTCCAGAGATATCAGAGATTTTATCTGCAGTAGAAAAACCTGGTGCAAAGATATATTGGAAGATATCGGATTCTGAAAGGTTTTGTGAATCAGCTTCAGTGACTAACCCACGTTCGATGGCTTTGTTAAGGATTTTATTTTTATTGAGACCTTTTCCATCATCTCGGATTTCCACAAGGATATTCGAACCACCTTGGTAGGCATTCAGTTCCACCGTTCCTTCTTCTGATTTCCCAGCGAGTCTTCGATCTTCAGGGGATTCGATTCCATGATCGACGGAATTTCGGATGAGATGGATAAGTGGTTCTCCAATTGCATCGATGACTTTTTTATCGAGTTCCGTATTTTCTCCACGTAAAACCAAATTTACTTGTTTACCTGTTTCAAGTGATAAATCACGTATGAGCCTTGTAAAACGGTTGAAAACAGAACCAATTGGTACCATACGAATGTTCATGATACCCGTTTGTAGGTCTTTGGAAATCCGGTTGATTTGGTCGATTTTACCTTTTAATTCATTAAATAAAGAATCTTCGCCAAACTGTGCTACCAAATCATCATAGATTTTTTGGAAACCAGAGTTTGTGATGACAAGTTCACCGACGTTATTCATGAGTTGGTCAAGTTTGTCGGAAGAAACCTTGATGGTTCGCATAACCACTTTTGAATCAGTGACTGCTTTTTCAAAATTTGCAGAACCTTTCGCCACAACCTTCTCATCTGAATCGTTGGTTCCAGATCCATGTGAATTAGATTCTGAAAAGCTGTTTTCTGATCTTTTTTCCAAAGCTTCCATCTCAGTTTGTGGAATCTTCACTTCTTGGATATTTAAAGTGTCCACCATGTCGATGTTACACTGTGTATACAATTCTTCTTTTGAATATTTTGTAACAGTAATAAAAGATAGAGCAAAACTGCCTTGCCCATTGTCCAAAGCTTCTTCTGTAGGATTACAACGAATGATAACTCCAGATTGTTTTACTGATTGTAAAATCAAAAGAAGTCTTAGGTTTTGCATTGGTGTGTCATTTTTCAAACGAAGTTCGACACTATAAACTGTTTGGCCATCTTCTTCTTGCAAAGCCATTCTAATTTCCGAAATTTCTTCCTCAGTTACATTCCCCGATTTAGAAGTGGAGTCGCCAGCATTTTGATTACTTTTTGTTTTTGAAGAGGAAGTTGTTACGGAACCACCACTCGAAACGGATACTTCATAATCTTGCAATTTTTGTATCATGTCGGTGAAAGGAGTTTCGACTTTTACACCATTTGCAACACCTTCAATCACTTGTTTGATCAAATCAAAACATTCAAATAGGAGATTTACAAGTTTGACATTGATTTCCAAACTCCCTTCTCTAATTTTTTGGAGGAGGTTTTCCATCGTGTGAGCAAGGTCAGATAAATTGTATAACCCCACAAAGGCGGAGGAACTTTTTAAGGAATGAGCCGCTCTGAAGATATCATTTATGATTTCAGGATTTTCATGGTCTTTTTCCAGTTTCACCAAATTGGAATTCAGTTCTTCAATTTGGTCCTCGGACTCTTCCAGGAAAACTTCTGTATATTCGCCTAAAATTCCAGCCAATTTCGTAACCCCTATTCCTTACTTTGTGGTTGAAACAAAATTTACTATTTGTTCCAAATCCAAATTCAAAATCAAATGGTCTTCGAAACGTGAAACTGATTCGACCATCTTACTATAGTTTAATGACAAGTCATCTGTTGTGTAACTGATAAAATCTTTTTGCACTTTCACAACTTGTTTAACTTCATCCACTAAAATCCCAATTCGTTTTTCTTCCAACATCACAACAATGATTCTTGAGATAGGATAAATATCGGAATCAGTTTCATTGAATCTTTTTTTCAAATCAACGATAGGAATGATCTCACCACGAAGGTTAATCACACCTAAAATATAATCGTCCACATTTGGGATCCTTGTGATGAGGACAGGTTTTAAAATTTCATGAACGAGGAGCAATCGAATCCCAAAAAATTCCTTATCAATGGTAAACGTAAGAAATTGTTCAAGGTCTCCTAAATCAGACTCTTGTTCCATTTTGGTTTTTTCCGCAAGGGATGTGAGGAGTTTTTCTTGGTCCATATGCTTCTTGGAATCGTGTCAGAATCCTACGTGGATTCAATCGAAAAAAGAATGAATCTGAAATTCCGTAATCATTTTTCCGACTTTGGTATCGTGTTCTTCTGTAATAAATGGGACGGGGAAAAATTTAGAAAAACTAAATCCGATCGATTTCTTTTGCACCATTTCTGAATTTAATATGCGATCATAATAACCACCACCCCTTCCCAGACGATACCCATTTTGGTGGTAACCCAACCCTGGGACGAGGATCAAATCCGCTTCTTCTACGGATATCTCCTCATCTCCAACAGGTTCAAAAATTCCGTATGGTCCTTTTGTGAATGAAAATGGGCGTATGAAACGTAAAACATGGTCTTTTTCCACCTTGGGAAAAAACCATTTGGCAGAATGGCGGGATTCAATGAAACCAGTGGGTCTTGGTAAGGGTGACGATTCCACAATAGGTAAAACATCCACTTCCAGATGTAAGTCTGGGACGTAAGTGATGATTTTGTTTTTGCCATGTAAAAGAGGGAATAATTTTTTTAAAATGGCCGCTTCTAATTCCTCACGGTCAGTGAGTTTGGCGATATTGGATTTTAGAATGTTCCTAGCGTCTGCTTTGGAAATCGGATTCAAAAATGGTCCCCAATGATTCCCTCTTCTAATAAAGAGATGATTTTTTTTGTCCGCTCTTCGAGTTCAGGATTTTCATTCACTTTGGCAGTCACATCTCTCATTTGGAAAAGTTCATCTGCGAGGTTCAGTGCACACAAAACGGCAATTTTTGTTTTAGATGCATTGGGCAAAACTTTACCAAGTTCCAAAAGACGTGATTCCACATAGTCAGCCACTTCTGTTATGTAACCAGAAGAAGCTTCTCCAACAATGGTATAAGTCTCACCAAAGATTTGTTTGGTGATTTTATGTGAGTTTGGGGCAGATTCTGCCATAGTTTTTATTTAGGATCGTCTTCGATGATTAAAAAATCGTCATCATCATCAGCATCAAATACACTGATGGCTTCGTCTTCATCATCAATAATGATATCATCATCCTCATCAATTTCCACTGTTGGAACTTCATCATCAGTTTCTACAATGAGTTCTTCTTTTTCAAAGGAAGCAGAGGCAGGTGTTTTTTCCAACACTTCTTCCGCATGGAATTCAGATTCATCTTCATCAAGTAAAATGATTTCATCATCGTCTTCAGATGTTAGACTCGGTGCAATTGCCGCAGCTGCAGCGACCGGAGCCACTGGAGTTTCCGAAGGTGACGTTGGGTTTTGTGGTGCTTTTGGCGTGGAACTTCCAGTAGTCGGAAGTCCATCTAATCTTCCAAGGAGTTGGTGCACTTTGGACTCTAGTAAACCTTCTCTTTCTTTGAGTTGGTTCAATTCGTCCGTAGCTTCCTGGAGTTGAGAGCGAAGAGTCTTTAGTTCCCGCTCTTTTTCCTCCATTGCGAGCTTCATTTGGTCATTTTCCGCGCGGAGGGATTCGTTTTCTGTCTCCAGGCGTGCGTTTTCTGTTCTTAGGTCCTGGATGAGCTCAAGGGCCTTAACAACTTTATTTTCTAGCTCTTCAATGGTTTCGATTTTTAACATGATAACAATCCGATGGAATAGAATAGACGAGCTATTCCATTCCTATCAAGCACTAATTTACTTAGCGACTTTGGTTTTTTCGACGATGGCGTTGAATACTTCTTTGTGATTGTAAGCAAGATCAGCCAATGTCTTACGGTCTAAGTTGATTCCGTGCGTTTTGAGGGCGTGGATGAATTTTGAATAAGACATTCCATTTTCTCTAACTGCGGCATTAATACGCGTAATCCAAAGTTTACGAAATTCAGACTTTTTCTTTCTACGGTCACGGTATGCCCATTGACCAGCTTTCATTACAGCAGATTTTGCTGTTCTGAAAAGTTTTGAACGTCCGCCTCTAAAACCTTTGGCTTTTGCGAGAACTTTTTTTCTACGATTCTTATGGATGGTTCCGTTGACTGCGCGTGGCATCGTTTAACCCCCGTAAGGTAGAAGTTTTTCTACACGGTTATAATCGGTTTCGTGGATGAGGTGCATTCCACGGCTTTGGTGTTTCATCTTAGGAGATTTTTTCTCTAAGATATGTCTTCGGAACGCACAACCACGTTTGATTTTACCAGATTTGGTAAACTTAAAACGTTTGGCTGCTGCCCTATTTGTCTTCAGCTTATACATAGTTGTTTTTATCCTTTAGGTTTTTCACTAATTGGGTTCATCACGACCACTATCGTCTTTCCGTCGTGTACCGGCATTTTTTCGGGAGAGGCATGCTCTTTTAGGTCCTCGACAAACCGGTTAACAATATTCATTCCAATTTCAGAGTGAACCATCTCTCTGCCTCGGAATCGAAGTGTCACTTTTACCTTATCACCCTTTTGCAAGAATTCTAAAGCATGACGCTTCTTAATCTCGAAGTCATGGTTATCAATCCGCGGGCGGATTTTAATTTCTTTAACCGTGACTACGTGTTGTTTCTTTTTCGCTTCTTTCGTTTTTTTAAGAAGTTCGAATTTGTATTTTCCAAAATCGATCAGCTTACAGACGTGAACATCCTGGTCTCCCGAGACTTCCACCAAATCAAGGTTAGCTTCTTTCGCTCTTCTGAGCGCTTCTTCCAGAGTAACGATATCAGACCCTTCGTCACTGACGAGGCGGATCGATGCTACATTGGTAATTTGTTCGTTAATTCTGATGTGGGCGAATTTATCTTGGTTTGGGTTCCCTCTAGGGTTGGGCCGTTTCTGCATTCAGTCTCCGAAATTTCTTTCAATTTCCAATTTCGGATGAAAAACGAGGCACGCAAGTACATTTCTTTGCAAATGCGCAGGTTGGTAGCTTAAAGGGTGCCGGAAGGCCCTTCCCACACCACATATTCAATGGAAAGGGATTCTTTTGTGAGGATTTCTGGCAAAATGGGTACTAAGGAGAGGTATTCCCCATGGTTTCCCATTCCCATACAGGATCCTCCATGGCAAATCCTTCCCTTTTCATCATACAAAACATATTGGATGAGGTTATCGTATTTTTTGTCGTTTGCCACAGGGTCAGTGGAAGGGACAAGGGCAAGGTATTGGAACCCGTGGTTTTTTTTTCGTTCCAGGCGAAACCGAAGTCGGTTTTCTTTTGTGAGAGGTTCCGTGGCATAAAGGAGTTCCCCTTTTCCCGGATTCCACTTTTGGAATCCATGGATCCCAATCACTTGTTGAGCTCTTTTCCATTCCCTCTTGGATTCTTTTTTAGCAGGTTTTGATTCCATTGTGGGTAAAGTCCCAACGAAAGTTTGTTTTGTTTCGCAGCCAGTGATGGTGATCCGTAAAGCAACACGATTGATTTCGGAAATGGAAAACGGGAAACGGCTCCACAAACCTGGGACATCATATCGTTCCCATGGTTGGACTGAGTGTTCTGATGTTTGGCATGACAAAAGCCTGTCGGCTCCATCATAAAAAGCAGCTACAACATATAAGGAAATGGTTTTGTTTGTATCGTTTTGTCCACCTGTTATGACAATGTTTGGACAATCAAAGGTGACATCTTTTCCCATTCCATCAACAAATTGCATACGACTCACCTTCCACCCAAGTGTGACACCATCTGTGAAGGGTAGCCCCATCATAGGTATGGCATCATACGCATCACACACGTCATACGGTGGGTGGATGGGTAAATCCAGATGAAAAGTAACTGGCTCTTTTGTGAGAGATAAAACTTGGGTGTTTGACACTGGATGGAAACATACTCCCCCTCCAGTGTTAGTCAAGAAATTTCTTTAGTTGAGTTCCCCTTTGAGGAGAGAGAGAAAACCATCACGAGATACAGTCTCAGTTTTTTCTTCACCCATACGTCGGTAAGAAATACTTCCCGCTTCTTTCTCTTTGTCTCCAAGGATGAGCGTATAACTGCTACGTTTCATGATGGAATCCCTAATTTTACTTCCGATCTTTTCATTTCGCACATCGAGTTCTACACGAAAACCCTGCATGACTAAATCTTGAAACACTTCTTTCGCATAATCACTATGAGTTTCTGCCACAGTTAAGACACGGATTTGAATTGGATTCAACCAAAGTGGAAATTTTCCCTCGAAGTGTTCGATGAGGATTCCAATGAAACGTTCGAGTGATCCGTATATCGCCCTATGGATCATCACTGGAGCATGTTTTTTTCCATCAGAAGCAGTGAAGTCGAGCTCAAATCGGTTTGGCATGGAAAAGTCTATTTGAACGGTTCCGCATTGCCATAACCTACCGAGTGAGTCTTTGATATTGAACTCAATCTTAGGTCCATAGAAAGCTCCGTCCCCTTCTTTGATTCCATATTCAATCCCTTTTTTCTTTAAGGCATCATGTAATGCTTGTGTGGCGAGATTCCAATCTTCATCACTACCTTGTGATTTTTCGGGCCTTGTTGCAATAAAAGTTTTGAATTCAGTAAATCCAAATTTTTTGTACACATCAAACGTAAAGTCAATGATGTCTTCCACTTCTGATTCTACCTTTTCCAATGGAGCATAAATATGCGCATCGTCTTGTGTAAAGGCACGAACACGAAAAAGTCCATGCAGAACCCCAGACATTTCATGTCTGTGTACGTTTCCTAGTTCCATAAAACG
The sequence above is a segment of the Leptospira sp. WS39.C2 genome. Coding sequences within it:
- a CDS encoding response regulator encodes the protein MARILVVDDAKFMRTLVKDALVGAGHEIVGEAENGNIAVEQYKNLKPDLVTMDITMREKDGIEATKEIIKFDAAAKIIMVTALGQEDLLAKAIKMGVKDFVVKPFPPERLQQAAAKALGL
- a CDS encoding chemotaxis response regulator protein-glutamate methylesterase, translating into MNKKPTVVIIDDSLLVRNILSDALTKKEEISVIATGKTGMDCIDLAEKLKPDFIVLDIEMPIMDGLTALAEIKKRKLPSHVIMLSVLTQHGADATFKALELGAVDFIPKPSSGNQFSPEDIAAVLSLKIKGFSDSKHISPEPIIRPERTERQINKSFQKPFQVEAIGIGTSTGGPKALQTVFAGIPADFPKPIFVVQHMPAGFTKAFADRLNSLSKIHVKEAEQGDLVLAGNAYIAPGDYQMKVVSKGKDRFIELTHSEQVNGHRPSIEVLFDSLVETYGADHLLSMIMTGMGKDGSHAIFNIHAKGGITLAQNEATSVVYGMNRVAVELGGIDFVLPVEELVPKMIELLKSRGN
- a CDS encoding chemotaxis protein CheW, producing MAGILGEYTEVFLEESEDQIEELNSNLVKLEKDHENPEIINDIFRAAHSLKSSSAFVGLYNLSDLAHTMENLLQKIREGSLEINVKLVNLLFECFDLIKQVIEGVANGVKVETPFTDMIQKLQDYEVSVSSGGSVTTSSSKTKSNQNAGDSTSKSGNVTEEEISEIRMALQEEDGQTVYSVELRLKNDTPMQNLRLLLILQSVKQSGVIIRCNPTEEALDNGQGSFALSFITVTKYSKEELYTQCNIDMVDTLNIQEVKIPQTEMEALEKRSENSFSESNSHGSGTNDSDEKVVAKGSANFEKAVTDSKVVMRTIKVSSDKLDQLMNNVGELVITNSGFQKIYDDLVAQFGEDSLFNELKGKIDQINRISKDLQTGIMNIRMVPIGSVFNRFTRLIRDLSLETGKQVNLVLRGENTELDKKVIDAIGEPLIHLIRNSVDHGIESPEDRRLAGKSEEGTVELNAYQGGSNILVEIRDDGKGLNKNKILNKAIERGLVTEADSQNLSESDIFQYIFAPGFSTADKISDISGRGVGMNVVNKLIEEFKGKIIIHSEEGKGSSFTLSFPQALAIIPSILVIMEEEVYAFPLSEVSETIKVNLDQITTLEGHEIINLRGEVLPIYRLNRILGLADKQEMVEVPVVIVNYKTRKLGFMVDDLIGKHETVIKSLGKNFQDVQGLTGATIMGDGTIILVLDIPGLVEIAADKVDWTDKLVAGEMMKRSSTIRSLEMSDSEYIFKSNHPTNRYNAKLIELRAKDKSRIKKEKHKIEKHIIVPKEEVFTEEPVTNQKITTDLSKKETTVNGHSDEPSSPSATTTSTLVLDHKTDEIHRLADVAKIDNVKLTEREQAAEIIKGFVEQKEERLNQVSALNSDAINEIMSSKDIKKLENIVNTGMMNAGVVLSQLVGKEVELFIPEIKLTDRDGLAKEFRYSMDQFFGMKIRMTGDLNGNLLMMFSEENGSEIAKELLGSEDAKYADGSNHKLSEDMMSVLSEISNIVCSSVMNSLSNKLKKEILPSVPEMITGSFMEVVDIVKPERTKFLSMHTEFNHQGSNLIGVLVFLPDFDELVELIHKS
- a CDS encoding chemotaxis protein CheW translates to MEQESDLGDLEQFLTFTIDKEFFGIRLLLVHEILKPVLITRIPNVDDYILGVINLRGEIIPIVDLKKRFNETDSDIYPISRIIVVMLEEKRIGILVDEVKQVVKVQKDFISYTTDDLSLNYSKMVESVSRFEDHLILNLDLEQIVNFVSTTK
- a CDS encoding 5-formyltetrahydrofolate cyclo-ligase gives rise to the protein MNPISKADARNILKSNIAKLTDREELEAAILKKLFPLLHGKNKIITYVPDLHLEVDVLPIVESSPLPRPTGFIESRHSAKWFFPKVEKDHVLRFIRPFSFTKGPYGIFEPVGDEEISVEEADLILVPGLGYHQNGYRLGRGGGYYDRILNSEMVQKKSIGFSFSKFFPVPFITEEHDTKVGKMITEFQIHSFFD
- a CDS encoding cell division protein ZapA encodes the protein MAESAPNSHKITKQIFGETYTIVGEASSGYITEVADYVESRLLELGKVLPNASKTKIAVLCALNLADELFQMRDVTAKVNENPELEERTKKIISLLEEGIIGDHF
- the rplT gene encoding 50S ribosomal protein L20 encodes the protein MPRAVNGTIHKNRRKKVLAKAKGFRGGRSKLFRTAKSAVMKAGQWAYRDRRKKKSEFRKLWITRINAAVRENGMSYSKFIHALKTHGINLDRKTLADLAYNHKEVFNAIVEKTKVAK
- the rpmI gene encoding 50S ribosomal protein L35 — encoded protein: MYKLKTNRAAAKRFKFTKSGKIKRGCAFRRHILEKKSPKMKHQSRGMHLIHETDYNRVEKLLPYGG
- the infC gene encoding translation initiation factor IF-3; protein product: MQKRPNPRGNPNQDKFAHIRINEQITNVASIRLVSDEGSDIVTLEEALRRAKEANLDLVEVSGDQDVHVCKLIDFGKYKFELLKKTKEAKKKQHVVTVKEIKIRPRIDNHDFEIKKRHALEFLQKGDKVKVTLRFRGREMVHSEIGMNIVNRFVEDLKEHASPEKMPVHDGKTIVVVMNPISEKPKG